One Apis cerana isolate GH-2021 linkage group LG15, AcerK_1.0, whole genome shotgun sequence DNA window includes the following coding sequences:
- the LOC107997439 gene encoding protein transport protein Sec24B isoform X2, translating into MSMPPDSVNKRYTESYSDQINHVNNQMNMMSAPQVGCNKLWYPNQPLNSMNMPPDSLNKRYPESYPDQINHLNNQMNMMSVTQLGYNKLWGMETIDLLQCRNVLPIEKVESPKIKLHQEFLDSVNCSPDIFRCTLTKIPVSNSLLQKSRLPLGVLIHPFKDLNHLPVIQCSTIVRCHACRTYINPFVYFNDSKRWKCNLCYRINELPEEFQFDPVTKSYGDPSRRPEVKTSTIEFIASSEYMLRPPQPAVYLFVLDVSRLAVESGYLNTVCNVISEELSRLPGDSRTQIGFLAVDSAIHFFGIPDNVSQPQEMIMLDIDDVFLPCPENLIVNLKEREELVRDLLTQLPIKFQGTHDTNSALGAALQAAYKLMSPTGGRVTVFQTCLPNLGPGLLQAREDPNNRASKDVPHLNPVTDFYKRLALDCSGQQIAVDLFLLNCQYCDLSTISSMCKFSGGCIYHLPLFRASKPQHVETLDRILRRYLTRKIGFEAVMRIRCTRGLSIHTFHGNFFVRSTDLLSLPNVNPDAGFGMQISIEENLSDVQNVCFQAALLYTSSKGERRIRVHTLCLPVVSTLSDVLHSADQQCIVGLLSKMAVDRSQQSSISDARDALINVAIDVLSAYKLSQSAASGGLLAPASLKLLPLYIIALLKCIAFRSGTNTRLDDRVFAMCQLKTIPLFQLIQMIYPDLYPIHALEDRNAKDIDGKLCPQPPRLHLSAEKLDSRGAFLMDTGDQIFILIGKNIHPSFCCNVLGVSAFPSIPEEFYELPEIETTESERLRNFVFSLQEEKPYPASIQIIRDDSHFRTLFVERLIEDRFENSLSYYEFLQHLKTQVK; encoded by the exons ATGAGTATGCCACCAGATTCAGTGAATAAACGTTATACAGAATCATATTCTGATCAAATAAATCATgtaaataatcaaatgaatATGATGTCAGCACCACAAGTtggatgtaataaattatgg TATCCAAATCAGCCACTAAATTCAATGAATATGCCACCAGATTCATTGAATAAACGATATCCAGAATCATATCCTGATCAAATAAATCacttaaataatcaaatgaatATGATGTCTGTTACTCAACTTGGCTATAATAAATTGTgg GGAATGGAGACTATTGATCTTTTACAATGTCGAAATGTTCTACCTATAGAAAAAGTAGAGTCACCAAAAATTAAACTCCATCAAGAGTTTTTAGACAGTGTGAATTGTAGTCCAGA tatattccGCTGCACACTTACAAAGATTCCTGTATCAAATTCTTTGCTGCAGAAATCTAGATTGCCTTTAGGAGTTTTAATACACCCTTTCAAAGATTTAAAT CATTTACCAGTAATACAATGTAGTACAATAGTTCGTTGTCATGCTTGCAGAACATATATTAATCCGTttgtatatttcaatgattCAAAAAGATGGAAATGTAATCTTTGTTATAGAATAAACGAat tgccagaagaatttcaatttgatcCTGTAACAAAATCATATGGAGATCCATCAAGAAGACCAGAAGTAAAAACTAGtacaattgaatttattgcATCTAGTGAATATATg cTACGTCCACCACAGCCAGCTGTGTATTTGTTTGTTTTGGACGTTTCGAGATTAGCAGTAGAAAGTGGTTACTTGAACACAGTCTGCAACGTAATTTCAGAAGAATTATCAAGACTGCCAGGTGATAGTAGAACACAAATAGGATTTTTAGCAGTAGATTCTGCTATACATTTCTTTGGCATACCTGACAATGTATCACAACCTCAGGAAATGATTATGCTTGATATCGATG aTGTATTTCTTCCATGTCCGGAGAATTTAATTGTCAACTTGAAAGAACGAGAAGAATTAGTAAGAGATTTATTGACTCAGTTACCCATAAAATTTCAAGGAACTCATGATACAAATAGTGCATTGGGTGCAGCCCTGCAAGCTGCATATAAACTTATG tcaCCAACTGGTGGACGTGTAACCGTCTTCCAAACTTGCTTACCAAATCTAGGACCAGGTTTATTGCAAGCAAGAGAAGATCCAAATAATAGAGCAAGTAAAGATGTGCCGCATTTAAATCCAGTAACagatttttacaaaagattAGCACTAGATTGCAGTGGACAACAAATTGCAgtcgatttatttttgttaaattgtcAATATTGTGATCTATCTACTATTT cgAGTATGTGTAAATTTTCTGGAGGTTGTATATATCATCTTCCATTATTCCGTGCTTCGAAACCACAGCATGTGGAGACACTTGACAGAATATTGAGGCGTTATCTTACTAGAAAAATCGGTTTCGAAGCAGTGATGAGAATACGATGCACACGAGGATTGAGTATTCATACTTTTCACGGAAATTTCTTTGTGCGATCAACTGATCTTCTTAGTTTGCCTAATGTTAATCCAGATGCTGGTTTTGGAATGCAAATCTCCATAGAAGAGAATCTTTCAGATGTACAAAATGTTTGTTTTCAGGCAGCTTTACTTTACACATCAAGTAAAg gtgaAAGAAGAATTAGAGTACACACATTGTGCCTACCAGTAGTATCTACTTTATCTGATGTTCTTCATTCTGCTGATCAACAATGCATAGTAGGCCTACTTTCTAAAATGg CTGTAGATAGATCTCAGCAATCCTCTATATCTGATGCAAGAGATGCTCTAATAAATGTGGCCATAGATGTTTTATCAGCCTATAAATTGTCTCAATCAGCTGCTTCTGGTGGACTTCTTGCTCCAGCAAGTTTAAAGCTATTACCCCTTTATATTATTGCTCTACTCAAATGT aTTGCTTTCAGATCAGGAACAAACACAAGACTTGATGATCGAGTGTTTGCTATGTGTCAGTTAAAAACTATACCGTTGTTTCAATTAATCCAAATGATTTATCCAGATCTTTATCCTATTCATGCGCTTGAAGATCGAAATGCGAAAGATATCGATGGTAAATTATGTCCACAACCACCTAGATTACATCTTTCTGCTGAGAAACTTGACTCTAGGGGTGCTTTTCTAATGGATACTGGAGatcagatatttattttaatcggcAAAAATATACATCCTTCGTTTTGTTGTAATGTGCTTGGAGTTTCTGCTTTTCCATCAATACCAGAAGAATTT taTGAATTACCAGAAATTGAAACAACAGAAAGCGAAAGGTTACGAAACTTTGTATTTAGTTTACAAGAAGAGAAACCCTATCCAGCTTCTATACAAATTATTCG ggATGACAGTCATTTTAGGACACTTTTTGTTGAGCGATTAATTGAAGATCGTTTTGAGAATTCTTTGagttattatgaatttttgcaACATCTTAAGACTcaagtgaaataa
- the LOC107997439 gene encoding protein transport protein Sec24B isoform X1 yields the protein MSMPPDSMNKRYSESYSDQMNHINNQMNMMSTTQLGYNKLWYPSQPSNPMSMPPDSVNKRYTESYSDQINHVNNQMNMMSAPQVGCNKLWYPNQPLNSMNMPPDSLNKRYPESYPDQINHLNNQMNMMSVTQLGYNKLWGMETIDLLQCRNVLPIEKVESPKIKLHQEFLDSVNCSPDIFRCTLTKIPVSNSLLQKSRLPLGVLIHPFKDLNHLPVIQCSTIVRCHACRTYINPFVYFNDSKRWKCNLCYRINELPEEFQFDPVTKSYGDPSRRPEVKTSTIEFIASSEYMLRPPQPAVYLFVLDVSRLAVESGYLNTVCNVISEELSRLPGDSRTQIGFLAVDSAIHFFGIPDNVSQPQEMIMLDIDDVFLPCPENLIVNLKEREELVRDLLTQLPIKFQGTHDTNSALGAALQAAYKLMSPTGGRVTVFQTCLPNLGPGLLQAREDPNNRASKDVPHLNPVTDFYKRLALDCSGQQIAVDLFLLNCQYCDLSTISSMCKFSGGCIYHLPLFRASKPQHVETLDRILRRYLTRKIGFEAVMRIRCTRGLSIHTFHGNFFVRSTDLLSLPNVNPDAGFGMQISIEENLSDVQNVCFQAALLYTSSKGERRIRVHTLCLPVVSTLSDVLHSADQQCIVGLLSKMAVDRSQQSSISDARDALINVAIDVLSAYKLSQSAASGGLLAPASLKLLPLYIIALLKCIAFRSGTNTRLDDRVFAMCQLKTIPLFQLIQMIYPDLYPIHALEDRNAKDIDGKLCPQPPRLHLSAEKLDSRGAFLMDTGDQIFILIGKNIHPSFCCNVLGVSAFPSIPEEFYELPEIETTESERLRNFVFSLQEEKPYPASIQIIRDDSHFRTLFVERLIEDRFENSLSYYEFLQHLKTQVK from the exons ATGAGTATGCCACCAGATTCTATGAATAAACGATATTCAGAATCATATTCTGATCAAATGAATCACATAAACAATCAAATGAATATGATGTCTACAACACAACTTGGTTATAATAAACTATGG TATCCAAGTCAACCATCAAATCCAATGAGTATGCCACCAGATTCAGTGAATAAACGTTATACAGAATCATATTCTGATCAAATAAATCATgtaaataatcaaatgaatATGATGTCAGCACCACAAGTtggatgtaataaattatgg TATCCAAATCAGCCACTAAATTCAATGAATATGCCACCAGATTCATTGAATAAACGATATCCAGAATCATATCCTGATCAAATAAATCacttaaataatcaaatgaatATGATGTCTGTTACTCAACTTGGCTATAATAAATTGTgg GGAATGGAGACTATTGATCTTTTACAATGTCGAAATGTTCTACCTATAGAAAAAGTAGAGTCACCAAAAATTAAACTCCATCAAGAGTTTTTAGACAGTGTGAATTGTAGTCCAGA tatattccGCTGCACACTTACAAAGATTCCTGTATCAAATTCTTTGCTGCAGAAATCTAGATTGCCTTTAGGAGTTTTAATACACCCTTTCAAAGATTTAAAT CATTTACCAGTAATACAATGTAGTACAATAGTTCGTTGTCATGCTTGCAGAACATATATTAATCCGTttgtatatttcaatgattCAAAAAGATGGAAATGTAATCTTTGTTATAGAATAAACGAat tgccagaagaatttcaatttgatcCTGTAACAAAATCATATGGAGATCCATCAAGAAGACCAGAAGTAAAAACTAGtacaattgaatttattgcATCTAGTGAATATATg cTACGTCCACCACAGCCAGCTGTGTATTTGTTTGTTTTGGACGTTTCGAGATTAGCAGTAGAAAGTGGTTACTTGAACACAGTCTGCAACGTAATTTCAGAAGAATTATCAAGACTGCCAGGTGATAGTAGAACACAAATAGGATTTTTAGCAGTAGATTCTGCTATACATTTCTTTGGCATACCTGACAATGTATCACAACCTCAGGAAATGATTATGCTTGATATCGATG aTGTATTTCTTCCATGTCCGGAGAATTTAATTGTCAACTTGAAAGAACGAGAAGAATTAGTAAGAGATTTATTGACTCAGTTACCCATAAAATTTCAAGGAACTCATGATACAAATAGTGCATTGGGTGCAGCCCTGCAAGCTGCATATAAACTTATG tcaCCAACTGGTGGACGTGTAACCGTCTTCCAAACTTGCTTACCAAATCTAGGACCAGGTTTATTGCAAGCAAGAGAAGATCCAAATAATAGAGCAAGTAAAGATGTGCCGCATTTAAATCCAGTAACagatttttacaaaagattAGCACTAGATTGCAGTGGACAACAAATTGCAgtcgatttatttttgttaaattgtcAATATTGTGATCTATCTACTATTT cgAGTATGTGTAAATTTTCTGGAGGTTGTATATATCATCTTCCATTATTCCGTGCTTCGAAACCACAGCATGTGGAGACACTTGACAGAATATTGAGGCGTTATCTTACTAGAAAAATCGGTTTCGAAGCAGTGATGAGAATACGATGCACACGAGGATTGAGTATTCATACTTTTCACGGAAATTTCTTTGTGCGATCAACTGATCTTCTTAGTTTGCCTAATGTTAATCCAGATGCTGGTTTTGGAATGCAAATCTCCATAGAAGAGAATCTTTCAGATGTACAAAATGTTTGTTTTCAGGCAGCTTTACTTTACACATCAAGTAAAg gtgaAAGAAGAATTAGAGTACACACATTGTGCCTACCAGTAGTATCTACTTTATCTGATGTTCTTCATTCTGCTGATCAACAATGCATAGTAGGCCTACTTTCTAAAATGg CTGTAGATAGATCTCAGCAATCCTCTATATCTGATGCAAGAGATGCTCTAATAAATGTGGCCATAGATGTTTTATCAGCCTATAAATTGTCTCAATCAGCTGCTTCTGGTGGACTTCTTGCTCCAGCAAGTTTAAAGCTATTACCCCTTTATATTATTGCTCTACTCAAATGT aTTGCTTTCAGATCAGGAACAAACACAAGACTTGATGATCGAGTGTTTGCTATGTGTCAGTTAAAAACTATACCGTTGTTTCAATTAATCCAAATGATTTATCCAGATCTTTATCCTATTCATGCGCTTGAAGATCGAAATGCGAAAGATATCGATGGTAAATTATGTCCACAACCACCTAGATTACATCTTTCTGCTGAGAAACTTGACTCTAGGGGTGCTTTTCTAATGGATACTGGAGatcagatatttattttaatcggcAAAAATATACATCCTTCGTTTTGTTGTAATGTGCTTGGAGTTTCTGCTTTTCCATCAATACCAGAAGAATTT taTGAATTACCAGAAATTGAAACAACAGAAAGCGAAAGGTTACGAAACTTTGTATTTAGTTTACAAGAAGAGAAACCCTATCCAGCTTCTATACAAATTATTCG ggATGACAGTCATTTTAGGACACTTTTTGTTGAGCGATTAATTGAAGATCGTTTTGAGAATTCTTTGagttattatgaatttttgcaACATCTTAAGACTcaagtgaaataa